The genomic window TGTCTTAGGGGTACTCTGTTTGAGTGCGGTAAGCTCCTCAGGGCATTTTTCAGTCTTGTGTTTCATGGAGTTGCGGAAATGTTTGTAGCATCCTTAAGAAGCCTAAATGAATGCGTGTAAATATTATGTTTTTTTGAGGAGAGAAAACCAACGAGACAGATATTAAGTTCATCCGCAATTTCTACTGCTAAGCTTGAAGCAGCGCCGAGTGCAATAATAACAGGAATTCTAGCATTCGCTGCTTTTTGAACAATTTCAAAACCAATGCGGCTTGATATCGCTAGGGATTTCCTGTTCAAAAGAGCTTGAGTATCTGGATTTCGTAACGCTGCCCCAATGACTTTGTCCACGGCATTATGGCGACCGATGTCTTCTCGTGTGCAAAGAACATTGGAATCAGTAGGATTTATCAAGAAAGCCCCATGAATGCCTCCCGTCTGAGAGAAAAGTGAAGAAGTATTACTAAGCTTTTCATAAACACGATCCAATTCTAAATGGCAAAAACGTTCTCGCACAGAGAGTTTATCTAGGCGATCGATACCAAGCATTTTGATTTCTGATTTTCCACAGGCACCGCATGCTGAGTTACTTGTATGAGTTCTAGAATGATGCTCTTGAGGCTTCTTATTCTTTAAAGTAACAGATGCTTGGAAAGATGAGGGGAAATCAATAGCTACAATATCAT from Verrucomicrobiota bacterium includes these protein-coding regions:
- the fdhD gene encoding formate dehydrogenase accessory sulfurtransferase FdhD, which gives rise to MDQLTDSIRPVRKSKILRYWNSQYGYKNDILAAEEPLEIRLNCQGSASKLHKPFMISLRTPGHDLDLITGLLYSEGLIDSIDDIVAIDFPSSFQASVTLKNKKPQEHHSRTHTSNSACGACGKSEIKMLGIDRLDKLSVRERFCHLELDRVYEKLSNTSSLFSQTGGIHGAFLINPTDSNVLCTREDIGRHNAVDKVIGAALRNPDTQALLNRKSLAISSRIGFEIVQKAANARIPVIIALGAASSLAVEIADELNICLVGFLSSKKHNIYTHSFRLLKDATNISATP